From Citricoccus sp. SGAir0253, a single genomic window includes:
- a CDS encoding tautomerase family protein, with translation MPIVTINLVAGRDRETVQECLRQVAETVARTLDAPLSSVRVVAQEVDPGLWCVGGVLKSEQAATGEPPVAP, from the coding sequence ATGCCGATCGTCACCATCAACCTCGTCGCCGGACGGGACCGCGAGACCGTCCAGGAGTGCCTGCGCCAGGTCGCGGAGACGGTGGCCCGCACGCTGGACGCGCCACTGTCCTCGGTCCGCGTGGTGGCCCAGGAGGTGGACCCGGGGCTCTGGTGCGTCGGCGGGGTCCTGAAGAGCGAGCAGGCGGCGACCGGGGAGCCCCCGGTGGCGCCCTGA